One genomic segment of Thunnus albacares chromosome 18, fThuAlb1.1, whole genome shotgun sequence includes these proteins:
- the adra1ab gene encoding alpha-1A adrenergic receptor isoform X3 → MSAFSTAESCPNCSSSAYPKVDVAKAVILGMVLVVFVVFGVLGNILVILSVLCHHHWRSVTHYFIANLAAADLLLSSAVLPFSATSEALGRWVFGRLFCNVWAALDVLCCTASILSLCVISIDRYLAVSYPLRYPAMATGRRGLTAVAALWGLSAAISVGPLFGWKEPDPEDETVCRITEEPGYALFSALGSFYIPLAIILAMYCRVYSVAKRETKTHRKGSKGQGVEVEGVMLRIHRGNAAQTGKQEDDKGMMRHKRNTFTLPKWLKFSREEKAAKTLGIVVGCFILCWLPFFVVLPIGSIFPSCKPSETVFKITFWLGYLNSCINPIIYPCFSQEFKKAFLNVLQCLSEKRRMLREFLEDK, encoded by the exons ATGAGTGCCTTCTCTACAGCAGAGAGCTGTCCCAACTGCAGCTCCTCTGCCTACCCAAAGGTGGATGTAGCCAAGGCAGTGATTTTGGGAATGGTGCTGGTGGTGTTTGTAGTGTTCGGGGTCCTTGGCAACATCCTGGTCATCCTGTCTGTGTTGTGCCATCACCACTGGCGCTCTGTGACACATTACTTCATCGCCAATCTGGCAGCGGCGGACCTGCTGCTCAGCTCAGCTGTCCTGCCTTTCTCTGCCACCTCAGAGGCACTCGGCAGATGGGTGTTTGGCCGGCTTTTCTGCAACGTCTGGGCGGCCCTGGACGTCCTCTGCTGCACTGCCTCCATCCTCAGCCTGTGTGTGATCTCTATTGACCGCTACCTGGCTGTCAGCTACCCTCTGCGCTACCCCGCCATGGCGACGGGGCGGCGAGGCCTGACCGCAGTGGCTGCTCTCTGGGGACTCTCTGCAGCTATATCTGTGGGCCCTCTGTTTGGCTGGAAGGAGCCCGACCCGGAAGATGAGACAGTGTGTCGAATCACAGAGGAGCCCGGCTACGCTCTGTTCTCAGCGTTGGGATCTTTCTATATACCTCTGGCCATCATCCTGGCCATGTACTGCCGTGTGTATAGTGtggcaaagagagagacaaaaacacacaggaagggCAGTAAAGGACAAGGAGTTGAGGTGGAGGGGGTGATGCTGAGGATACACAGAGGGAACGCTGCTCAGACAGGGAAGCAGGAGGATGACAAGGGGATGATGAGGCATAAACGCAACACCTTTACCCTCCCGAAGTGGCTGAAGTTCTCAAGAGAAGAGAAGGCAGCCAAGACCCTTGGCATTGTTGTCGGGTGCTTCATTCTGTGCTGGCTCCCTTTTTTCGTGGTTTTACCAATTG GATCCATCTTCCCATCCTGTAAGCCATCTGAGACCGTATTTAAGATAACCTTCTGGCTGGGTTACCTCAACAGCTGCATTAACCCCATTATCTACCCATGCTTCAGCCAGGAGTTCAAAAAAGCCTTCCTCAATGTGCTCC AATGCTTATCTGAGAAACGCAGAATGTTGAGGGAATTTCTAGAAGACAAATGA
- the adra1ab gene encoding alpha-1A adrenergic receptor isoform X2: MSAFSTAESCPNCSSSAYPKVDVAKAVILGMVLVVFVVFGVLGNILVILSVLCHHHWRSVTHYFIANLAAADLLLSSAVLPFSATSEALGRWVFGRLFCNVWAALDVLCCTASILSLCVISIDRYLAVSYPLRYPAMATGRRGLTAVAALWGLSAAISVGPLFGWKEPDPEDETVCRITEEPGYALFSALGSFYIPLAIILAMYCRVYSVAKRETKTHRKGSKGQGVEVEGVMLRIHRGNAAQTGKQEDDKGMMRHKRNTFTLPKWLKFSREEKAAKTLGIVVGCFILCWLPFFVVLPIGSIFPSCKPSETVFKITFWLGYLNSCINPIIYPCFSQEFKKAFLNVLRGQCLSEKRRMLREFLEDK, encoded by the exons ATGAGTGCCTTCTCTACAGCAGAGAGCTGTCCCAACTGCAGCTCCTCTGCCTACCCAAAGGTGGATGTAGCCAAGGCAGTGATTTTGGGAATGGTGCTGGTGGTGTTTGTAGTGTTCGGGGTCCTTGGCAACATCCTGGTCATCCTGTCTGTGTTGTGCCATCACCACTGGCGCTCTGTGACACATTACTTCATCGCCAATCTGGCAGCGGCGGACCTGCTGCTCAGCTCAGCTGTCCTGCCTTTCTCTGCCACCTCAGAGGCACTCGGCAGATGGGTGTTTGGCCGGCTTTTCTGCAACGTCTGGGCGGCCCTGGACGTCCTCTGCTGCACTGCCTCCATCCTCAGCCTGTGTGTGATCTCTATTGACCGCTACCTGGCTGTCAGCTACCCTCTGCGCTACCCCGCCATGGCGACGGGGCGGCGAGGCCTGACCGCAGTGGCTGCTCTCTGGGGACTCTCTGCAGCTATATCTGTGGGCCCTCTGTTTGGCTGGAAGGAGCCCGACCCGGAAGATGAGACAGTGTGTCGAATCACAGAGGAGCCCGGCTACGCTCTGTTCTCAGCGTTGGGATCTTTCTATATACCTCTGGCCATCATCCTGGCCATGTACTGCCGTGTGTATAGTGtggcaaagagagagacaaaaacacacaggaagggCAGTAAAGGACAAGGAGTTGAGGTGGAGGGGGTGATGCTGAGGATACACAGAGGGAACGCTGCTCAGACAGGGAAGCAGGAGGATGACAAGGGGATGATGAGGCATAAACGCAACACCTTTACCCTCCCGAAGTGGCTGAAGTTCTCAAGAGAAGAGAAGGCAGCCAAGACCCTTGGCATTGTTGTCGGGTGCTTCATTCTGTGCTGGCTCCCTTTTTTCGTGGTTTTACCAATTG GATCCATCTTCCCATCCTGTAAGCCATCTGAGACCGTATTTAAGATAACCTTCTGGCTGGGTTACCTCAACAGCTGCATTAACCCCATTATCTACCCATGCTTCAGCCAGGAGTTCAAAAAAGCCTTCCTCAATGTGCTCCGTGGGC AATGCTTATCTGAGAAACGCAGAATGTTGAGGGAATTTCTAGAAGACAAATGA
- the adra1ab gene encoding alpha-1A adrenergic receptor isoform X1 — translation MSAFSTAESCPNCSSSAYPKVDVAKAVILGMVLVVFVVFGVLGNILVILSVLCHHHWRSVTHYFIANLAAADLLLSSAVLPFSATSEALGRWVFGRLFCNVWAALDVLCCTASILSLCVISIDRYLAVSYPLRYPAMATGRRGLTAVAALWGLSAAISVGPLFGWKEPDPEDETVCRITEEPGYALFSALGSFYIPLAIILAMYCRVYSVAKRETKTHRKGSKGQGVEVEGVMLRIHRGNAAQTGKQEDDKGMMRHKRNTFTLPKWLKFSREEKAAKTLGIVVGCFILCWLPFFVVLPIGSIFPSCKPSETVFKITFWLGYLNSCINPIIYPCFSQEFKKAFLNVLRGRCLRTGAAKPQGHITTHSSSPGPTSNTFVLSAQNHVTVSSWGCCRALSTSSSSVCGPGQTQSAQIQSKSLLKAWCFSASQPPIPQNPTSHRSTKVLCLSLGVTGEAV, via the exons ATGAGTGCCTTCTCTACAGCAGAGAGCTGTCCCAACTGCAGCTCCTCTGCCTACCCAAAGGTGGATGTAGCCAAGGCAGTGATTTTGGGAATGGTGCTGGTGGTGTTTGTAGTGTTCGGGGTCCTTGGCAACATCCTGGTCATCCTGTCTGTGTTGTGCCATCACCACTGGCGCTCTGTGACACATTACTTCATCGCCAATCTGGCAGCGGCGGACCTGCTGCTCAGCTCAGCTGTCCTGCCTTTCTCTGCCACCTCAGAGGCACTCGGCAGATGGGTGTTTGGCCGGCTTTTCTGCAACGTCTGGGCGGCCCTGGACGTCCTCTGCTGCACTGCCTCCATCCTCAGCCTGTGTGTGATCTCTATTGACCGCTACCTGGCTGTCAGCTACCCTCTGCGCTACCCCGCCATGGCGACGGGGCGGCGAGGCCTGACCGCAGTGGCTGCTCTCTGGGGACTCTCTGCAGCTATATCTGTGGGCCCTCTGTTTGGCTGGAAGGAGCCCGACCCGGAAGATGAGACAGTGTGTCGAATCACAGAGGAGCCCGGCTACGCTCTGTTCTCAGCGTTGGGATCTTTCTATATACCTCTGGCCATCATCCTGGCCATGTACTGCCGTGTGTATAGTGtggcaaagagagagacaaaaacacacaggaagggCAGTAAAGGACAAGGAGTTGAGGTGGAGGGGGTGATGCTGAGGATACACAGAGGGAACGCTGCTCAGACAGGGAAGCAGGAGGATGACAAGGGGATGATGAGGCATAAACGCAACACCTTTACCCTCCCGAAGTGGCTGAAGTTCTCAAGAGAAGAGAAGGCAGCCAAGACCCTTGGCATTGTTGTCGGGTGCTTCATTCTGTGCTGGCTCCCTTTTTTCGTGGTTTTACCAATTG GATCCATCTTCCCATCCTGTAAGCCATCTGAGACCGTATTTAAGATAACCTTCTGGCTGGGTTACCTCAACAGCTGCATTAACCCCATTATCTACCCATGCTTCAGCCAGGAGTTCAAAAAAGCCTTCCTCAATGTGCTCCGTGGGCGCTGCCTGAGAACTGGGGCTGCCAAACCACAGGGACACATCACAACCCATTCCTCCAGTCCAGGCCCAACGTCGAATACCTTTGTTCTCTCAGCGCAAAATCATGTCACTGTTTCCTCATGGGGTTGCTGCAGGGCGCTATCGACATCCTCGTCATCTGTCTGTGGTCCAGGTCAGACTCAAAGTGCACAAATCCAAAGTAAGAGTTTGCTGAAGGCGTGGTGTTTCTCAGCAAGTCAGCCTCCCATACCACAGAACCCCACGAGTCACCGATCAACTAAGGTCTTATGCCTTTCTCTTGGAGTTACAGGAGAGGCTGTTTGA